The nucleotide window CCATTGAAGAGTTTCATGACAGGAATGGAAGAGAAGTGGAAACAAAATTATCTTGCCACAGGAGCACATTGCAAACTTTGTGGTCTCTGCGAGTCTGTACCTGGAACCCATCGAACGTTCTATAATAGGGGTCAAGCAACAAACAAGCAAGTGcaatcaactgggttgtgcggtcCCAACCATCACTGCAAAAGAGAAACAAAAATCAGAAATTAAAATTTGATAGGAGCAACAAAGCTGTAGCAATCATGCAGCCTAAGATTACATCCAAAGGATCATTATTAACTGCATGAGAGGTGAGCAAGACGGCCAGGATTTGGAGTCCCTCTGATTCCTAGTAGGACTAgtaaacaacaacaacaacaacaacaaagcctttcagtcccaaacaagttgggatAGGCTAGAGTTGAAACCCATAAGATATTGAAACCgttctggcacatggatagctaACTTCCACACATCCCTGTCCATGATTAAATCTTGGGTCACAAGCCATGTTCCAAACTCAAAATGAACAAAGACCAACCAACCGGCATTTGGTTCTTAAGGCCTGCTTTAACACCACATCATTATATAAGGTAACCTACATGGTATAGTTCAACCACTCCAGTGGCATTGGCATGTAATCCCAGCTACAACAAATGATTAAAGGAGCTCCAGCAGCAAAAGGGTGAAAATAGGCTGGCTTCACTACCTCCAAATGGTAGTTCAATAACCTCTCAAGGTGGTTTCACCATTATTTCACATCCTAGGGTCACAAGAGTAAAAAGAGCAAATTTTTAGGTTCTGATTATGCAAGTTCGACAACAAGTGGTAGAAACTTGGGATACatatcattattattattattttaacaAACGGGTTCAGCTACTAAAACAGTAAAACCTTAACAGCAAACAGTGTCCATCCTTCCGTGCAATGTATAAATGAATttatgcacatcacataagcagACTCTTGCCATAGTTGAGGGTTCAAATGGTTTTCTTTTCCTACTGATCACACAAATATTTCATAATCATTCGCAACAGGTCTTTTGTTATCTGAATTGATAAGCACAAATATGATGAGCAGAGAATAGCAAATCTTCCCTGCAGACACTTGCATGCATGACATGTCCGAACTAAATGCAAAATCAATAAGCATGATCACAGAAAACAGAACCATCAATGTTCTCCATTTACAACAACCAGCAAATTAGTTCAATTAGCACATCTTATCGATACTGAGGTAAGTACAAAAAAACCTGCAATGGACAAGAACTGAAGCTGATTCCTGGGCAATTTGTGCAGCAATCCATGAAGCACCAACTAGGATGTTCTGGATATGATTTAGCCATTCCCCTAACATCGAAgaaaactgtgtcatgctattaAGACTGCCTCCACCCCAGGTTGATCCACGATTTCTCTGAAAGAGAAAATATTATATTATTCTTGTGTTTGCTTCTCAACGAACATGCATACATTACAGTGTGAAAAAATCAAATGCTTGCCCGGTCTCCGACGAGGGATACAGCTGAAGAGGAACCGTTTGATGATATTGACCCATGGGCATCCACATAATCCCTAAGGCGAGAAAGACTATCTCTCATTGTGTGGATGTTTTGTATTCCTAAGAAAAGAACCTGGTTCCAAATCCAATGAattaaagaaataaaacaaaGTATAAAGCAGTTCTATAGAATACCCATACAAGCCGATCTGTGCATATACTCTTACCTCAGATTTTGGATAATTAGAAGATGACTCTGAGCCACCACCCTTTGCCCCATTTGCTAAAGCATTTGCTCTTGGCCGGGCATCAACTATGTATAATTTCCTGTTTACATTGGAAGCGGGAAATTTGCAACATTAAAAGCATTGAAACTGTTCATAGAGGTTAGGTATCACCGTATCAGAGAGTCAATATGTGCTAAAAAATATGGAATGGAGGGCATAAAAGGCAGTGGCTTATACTAACTAGaattaccgaaaaaggctttcgccccgctttataaataaagcaaccaCCGAGCACAAAGTCAACAAGGTACCAACCGAACAACACACACACAACGCCACCGCAGGCCAGGTCCAACACACAGGCACACAAACGCTACACGGGTTCAGCTGTGGGCACAGCACAACAAGCCCAACACAGACACAAAGGCACGCACAACACACAAGGTACTAACTAGAATTTGCTCATGTTAAACACAAAAGTAGGTAAAATTTAATATGACATGACATCAGCTATGGGTTCTCAGCTCTGTATGTGAGGATAGACAATAAGACAGTCGACAGCATTAGCAACAGCGCAACACCGTTTGCCTGCATACATCTGTCTTTCAACTACATAActgcccatgcgttgcaacggaGGCATAGATATTCTAGTAGCTTAGCCCGCAACTGCGCATCCATTAATGTTAAATTGGTGCATTAAAATTTGTCTTGATGGAGTAATATCTTGTTGTCAACGCAATATTGGATGATTTAAGCCATATGGAAAACTGGCTTAGCCTATCTAATGCTTGTTATCTTCTACACTAAGAAGTGTTTAAGTGTAGTCCTCTGGATGTTTATAATGTACTTGCACATTTTTATTTCCCTGGTCTGATATTGAACACATTCCAGTTTTTAAACTGTAGACCAGATGTTTATAATGTAGTCCTCTGGATGTGTTCAATCAAATGGTAGTAGTTCAAGTGTAACCACTAATTATGTCCCTTCTGTCTTGAATAGATGCAGTTCTTCATCTGCTTGCTGCTCACAATCATCAACTACAGCTTGACATCATCTACGCGGTCAGCATGCTCGCAATTGATTAAGAGCATCCACCAATCGAACATGTGTTTGTGTTGTGATGATGAACCGCTGATATTCGCTGATCAAACATCTTGTATTTTTCATCTGGACCGTGGCATGTGCCATGTTTATACAATAATCATTTTCCTTATTTCTGGAATCATGATACTTATAACTGATTATAAGAGCTTATTTGTTGCTTTGCATAATCTGGTTGTACGTTCGTTGCATGTAAAGTTATTTTATGAGTTGAGTTGTAAAGATTGCACTTTTAATTGTAGTGTTGCCATTCTGCACCAGCTTGTTCAAAATTGTGTGTACCAAATAGTAGAAAGGGGATTAAGGGATGTGAAGGTTGGATTGGTGAGCATTTGAGAGGATTGGGTGAAGAAGAGGAGCCACCAAATCCCCTCCAATCCCAACCCCTTTGGGGCTGGAAAACCACCTCTACCAAATGAGGCCTTATTGGCTTACCAACAATGAAAACAAGATTTTTGTTTGGTAAGTCACCAAGATGTGGGGAAGTTGAGACAGTTTTCAGGAAATCCAATGGGACAAAAAAACAGAGGTGGGATGGGGGGAAATCAAAACGGGGAGTAGGAAGAGGGTTGGACAAAGGAAAGAGTGAAACGGGAACCTTCCGTTCATTTTTAGTAGAGATAGAAATAGAGAAAGAAAAGCACATGTAAGAATTAAGTTGCAAACATCATACGTGAAAGAGGGCTCATAGAGTCAAGGACACATTATAAGAGACGATACTTAAATGATATCAGAGAGCCCAACCAACATAGAAATGTAAAACATGCTTTGATTACCTTGGAGGCAAATTCGCATCAACATTTTGGGTGCAGAGAGCAGAAACAAGCTTCTCGTCAGCATTGCTGCAGAAATTACAGTATGATTAGACCAGCAGCACTCAGAGGTCAGCACACATGTCAAGGCTATTTATTTAGATGGATGTAAGCTCACTTTCTAAAGTTCATCATTAATCCCACCAGCGGCTGAGACGACCTTGCCAAGACAGCTCCAGAAACTGCAATACAAACAAGTTCACTTCTTACTGCATATTATTCAAAAAAACTAAAACCAAAATGCTAGCTGATGCCTCCTTCACGGTTCTTTTTATCACCGCTATAACCATGCCTTTAATCACCAAAACATGTGTAGTTTGCCCGATCAATATGGATATAAAATACCTCCAACTCCAAAAAGAAGGCATATGATTTGGTATTGTAATTGTTGATAGTTTTCCtacaaacttggtcaaactttgcaCCATTTGACTTCAAACAAAATTTATGTGCCCTCTTTTCAAGCACGACAGGTGTAGAGACTTGGTGTTCAGCAACATGAATGAACCACTCGAATTTCAAAGTTACTTAagaaaatactccctccgtcccaaaattcttgtcttagatttgtctagatacggatgtatctaatactaaaatgtgacttgatacatccgtatttagacaaatttaagacaagaattttgggacagaGGAATACATATAAAACATGATTTCACATAACATGATCAAACTAGAAAGAAATAAGGAGATCAGAGAACCAGGAAGTTCCCATTTCACAGTAGCTACTCTTGGGATTTTATTTGACATTATAACAAACAGAAATAGAACTGGTTGCCAGACCAAATAGAAGGTTCATACCCAAACCTAGTAGCATTACAAGTATAATCGACTGGTTTGGATATACTTGCAAGAATACTAACAAGAGTTGTGGTGGTGCCAGGCTTTTAGCCGGTAGTAAAGGAGATAACTGACCATCTATGAACCAACAATATTTTACAAAAGAAACGCTGAGGTTATTTCATGCATAAAACAATTTCCAAATATAGTGAGTACAAAAATTACAGGGGAAGGAAAAAAATGTTTGCAAGGAATGAAAAATGAGCAGACATACCAGGGTTACACCACGAAATAATAGGCAAGCGTCTGCCGGCTCGGAAAGTAGAAGCTTGCCACAAATCTTCATCACTAAAAGAAAAATATTTGCATGCGTGACTTGTTGAGGATGTATTTAAAAGAACAGAAATTATCACATGATGTTGCCAAAGGCAAAAGAATACCTTATGCTCTTAGGAACAATCAACTGAGAGGGGTATGTTGAACACAATGAATAGCTCGAATTAACTGTGGTTAGTCTCCAATTGTTACGGAAATAATATTTTTCAACTTCAAACTCACTGCCTTCGCTAAGAAGACGATGGTATTCCTTCATGAGACGCATCTTTGGATCGGATTTCTTATCAACAGTGGATGGGTCACAAGAAAATGCATATAGCTCCCACAGCTGAGAAGGTTTAGTATATCTTCTCAAAGCGTCAAACACTTCATTTTTCTGGAAAGGCAAGTATCAGAAGTAGATCTCTGAAGATAAATGGCTAATCTAGTAATCTGGTACAACAAAATACAAGTGCATGTAAAGTTAAAACTGGATATTGCTCAACCTAAAGAAAATGCCGCGCATATTTCCAGAATAAGCTGAAAAAAGTAATCGATAAACAAATGCAATAGATTTTGGCTAGAATGGAAAAGAATATCTACCTGCTTGGTTCTAGGACGAAAAGCGAACACAATAACTCTCATGTCTTTACCTGAACAGAAAAGTAACCAAGTAAAAGGTGAGGTAATTAAAATATATTTTCTGAACTTTTCACATGGTCAAAAATCACTAGAAATAGACTGCACATCCATAAAAAAAATGAATGAAGCAGCAACAGAACAAAGACATTTCAACTATCACAGTAAAAATCACAAATCTGAGTCGTCGGGGTAAAAGAATAGAAGAAATGGTGGATGCAGTTACAGGATGATATGTAAAAGAGATTCCTCACATCAATAGTATCATTCTTCCATCCAGACTTACTCAAATTTCATGATTAAGTAGCTGTCGGTGCTCAGGGCAACCCTACGAAGTAGAAACTCACCAATGACTTGAAGAAGTTCACGAGGCTGCTTCTTATCATACTGGCGTGGTAGGGATTGAAGCTTTACATCCTGCAGAAAAACCAGTCTGATCAATAATCCATAAGAATTGCTTGCAAGCATTAGAGCAAACAAACAGTGGTCATGCACCAAAGAAGATAAACCAAACTTAAACCAATAAAGTGTCCACTGATAGTAACCTGGAGACTTACATCATTTAACTTCTCAATTGTACTAAGGGGTATGGTACCTAACTCTATTATGCTTTTTGTTGCCTGGCTCTGAAAAAATaaagaaatgtaagacagaataTACAAAGTTCTTATTCCAAAAACAAACCAATAAATTTTCTAGATTCCAATTCGATGGAATGAAATTGAGAGCACAATGTAGAAAGTGAACAATATTAAAAGAAGAATCACATGGCAGAAGGAATTTGTATTTAAGTGCAAGACGCATCACGCCGTGTAATATTAGTTTTCATGGTTCCAACAGAATAATAATATGATTGCTTACCACAAAGAGAAGACGGAAATTTGTCACTGAAACAATGCCAGCCTCATCTGTGTTTAGTAGAACAACACCATGGCCCTAAGTAAGGAGAGGTAAGGATGATCAAATTCGAGATGGACAAATGTGAAGTCAAACATGGGAATGAGATTCATTCAGTGAAGTTTTTTGGTTTACGACTGGAAATGCATTATCATTTACAACTCGTGGTTTTCCTTATTATTAAATTAAGAACACTAGGGAAAAAACAAGTCACTAAATAACCTTGAGTACTAAATTGATTTGGCCCCACACAGATTAATAAGTACTTCAATTTAAGAATATGTCATGTGGAAAATTGACAATGATAGGCAGTTAGGCATTTATTCCCCTTGTTAGCAGAAATTTCATGGTATGGGGAGCAAATATAGCAGAAAGGGAGGAACTAGCCACAGACTAGTCCACTGAACCTTGAATCATCTCACCCAACACAAATTCTCCTTGGGTTATCTTTGTTCTCTGTTGAGTTGACCACGGTGGGGCTATTGTCTAGTTCTCTCTGTCTTGCAAGTGAATATGCATGGCAGTAAAAACCAGTTTATAATTTCAGTACACTTCATTTGTCTGCCTGTCACATTTATTCCACAATTTTTAGAGGCATTCCATAATTATTTCCTGTTTACTGATCCTATTAGCTGACAAATTGATTAACGCGTGCCATGCATGCACTCCGACCATATGAATTTCCAGTTCAGCCACTAAATAGCCAACTATGTACATTACTACATTGGATCTGCTATATGCTGTTACACAACCTCCAAATCTTTTGGAATGCACTAATTGCGATCTAACTCCAGTATCTAGCACATGAATGCTGGAAGCACAGCCCTACATTGCGTGGATACTTCAGAAAGCACACGTATCTGGCCAGATACTGCCCGGATACTCGGATACTGCCCCGATACGGCCCGATACATATCTTGTATGTATCCTTTGATTtattgattttttttaaaagaaaCTAATGTTTGATACGCGTGGGATACTGCTGCGATACGTTTTGGATACGGAAAACCCTTCGTTCGACGTGAAAACACCTAATGGAGCCGCCGTACATCCCCATAACTCCTCAACTCGTCAAGTCCTCTCATCTCCCCACTGCACACATTCTGTCCTTCTGAATTCCAATAGTTGATAGCCGGCTCGCCGGCGGCATGAGACTTCCACATCTCTCCTGCAGGAGGTATCACAGCCTGTAGACCTGCCACGCTGGCCTTTACTCAGATTTTATTGTTCGGTCAACTAACAGGTTCCACCTAATGAATGGTATATTCAACAAAATTAATATCAAGTTGTTTTTTTATGAATTTGCTCACACGAACTTATTTGGTTAGGTTGTACATATAAACAATGGAAATAGCAATTTAGTTCCATTTACGACAATGACATGCCCAACTGTACTTGATTTTTATTGCAGATCAACTGTTTGTGTACATAATACTTTATTATTGAAGGAAGCATCCATAATAATGTTGTACGATACTGCTTATTGTGATAAATTTCCTTTGTGTTAAACACTAGTTTTTCCTGTGAAAATTTACATCCAGCTTAGGCACATTATTACATATATATGTTAACTGTGTAGAAGTGGAACCTGTTGAGGCTAGAAAATAAAGGGAAACACACATTATCTACTCCCCCGCCGCAAAAAAATCATATAGTATAGCAATATTGCAACCGATATACTAGCCCATTTGTTATATAGAATTTGAGGTATGTGCAATGCAATTGGGCTAATCTAGAACAGCCACAACCAATACATATCAGAGTTAATAACAGTCCACGCCACGGGCTCGCCGTATACCATAAGATTGCATATGGTTACCAAAACATATCAATAGGTCGCGAAGTGGAATTTACCAACCTCACAGAAAATGAAATCCATCGAACTGGTGAGGAATTTAAACTTGGGGGATGGAGTCGAACCTGGGCATAAACCTCCTCGTCCTCGAGCAGGAACTCCTCCATTCCCTGCGAAGACCTCCGCGACCTCGGATCCTTGAAGCGAGAAAAAAAAAGAGCACAGAGCCGCATTAGAACATCAGACCACAGCCACAACAGCAACCTAACCCTACGCACTCGCGCCGGAGGGGTGCAGGCACATGCGCGTGCTTATCGGTTCCAGGAATGGAGCGATGCGCGCTCGCAGCGTGCGGTGGCCCCGACGCGGGCCGCGTGCGAATCGGAAGCCCCAACTCCCGCCGAGGCGTCGTGCGCGCGGCCGAGGTGGTACCAGGTGAGGGACCGCGGGGCTGAGGAAGGTGTGGGGACGGGGGCTGGGGCTACCGTACCTCGATTTGGTTCCAGTCGATGGCGTCCCAGCTCCCAGAGGCCTCCATCTCCGGCGAGCAGAAGCGGCGGGGTACCCGACAGCGCCGCGGCTTCTCGTTGTCGTCGCGCGCgcgagaggagagagagagagagagagagagagagcggtGTTGCGTTCGCGTGGGCTTTGGTTTGGCGTTGGCTTGTCGGGGGAGGCGACCGTCTCGCATTCGTGACGGCGCGGTCTCTATGCAATGCACGGTTTGTGTTTGTGTGCGGTGGCGTGAGGCAACCTACGAACCATGGAGGCATGGGACGATGGACGAGTTCGTTCCAAGTTTCCTCCTCCAAATTATTTTCCTGCATTTTTTTGCAAAAATTTCCCTGCATATATTAAAAAGTATGTATTTTTATTAATATACAGTACGCTCATACACCCGCCCTATAAACGCACGTACGGACTATTTTTATAAGTATCTTCAAGAGACTGAGCTGACCCAATACTTTAAGATTGACGAAGTTGCCACAATGTCACGTCTAGGAATTGAACTCTGATGGGCTGGGATATTATTGTTcttctaaccatccaaccacaggttgattAAAAAATATATTAAAATATTGTATGACTCGGGTAGCAGTAGCTCAAAAACTTAGCGGCATAGATTGGGCGGCTCTCTTGAAAAAAAAAGGCTAGTCAACCTAGTTGTGTACTGTTTCTTTGGGTTCGACTCCGaaatcttctatatctaaatagctagcccccactaacatatttctctcaacatgcaagcatgccccCTCCCGCCCCGCGTCGTCTTCACCGAGGCGACTCGGGGGAAACCCtaaaccgccgccgccgcacccctccttccccctccccttcccctccgccgccgccagagCTGTGCGCTGGCGTGCGCACGACACCGATGAAGGTGGCGGCGGGGGATCCGGCGGCTCCACATAGCGTGGAGGGCTCGGCATccggggcggcggccccgggCGGAGAGCGTCGGGTGGCCCGGGCGGCGGGCCACTCCGGCCGGAGCTGGTGAGGCGCCTCCCTCGGTCTCGTGGGGGACGAGGAGGCGTCGGTCCACGGTCGCTGGTGTGCGGCCTCCCCTACGCGGTTGCCGTCGCCAGATGCATCTCATCCTCTCCGCCCCCGATCTGCTCCTTCCATCGCCGGATCCGGGTCCTCCCGGGCGTCGGCAGCGCGGATCTCGTCGAGGGGGGTGGTTCCGGGGGAAACCCCTGGCCGGCACAGCCACATCGCAGGCGACGCCCTGGGCGCCGTGCCCCTCCCTAGAGGCTGTGGTGAGGATCCTTCTCCCCCTCCTTCCGTTCCCTGCTAGGTGAAAGCCTAGGTCCCCTGATTCGGGCGGCGACGACACATCGGTGTCGTGTTCCTTCTTGGAGGCGCAGTCCGGGGATCGCAGGGGCGGCGAGAGAGTCGGGTTGTGGGTGTGATGGTGGCGGGTGGCAGCTTGGCTCGGCGCTTCACTGCCTTTTCTTCGGTGGCTCATCGTTGTTGCCCTTGTTGCTGCGACTGTGGCCGACAGCTCTAGCCCTTCGGTGTGGCTTAACCGCGGACGACGACGGTGCTCGGAATGGTGTGCTCTGAGCTAGCAGGTCTGCTCCTAGTTCTTTCTTCATGCACAGCTTGGGCGTCTTCCTCTGGGTTCTAGGGTGAACCGAGCTGCCGCCTGCTGGTGCGGCATCCTTCGAGCCAGGATGGGAGGGCAGGGGCCCTTTGCAGTGGCAGTTCCAGAGGAGTGTCAGTGTTGTCTTCGAGTTTGGCTACGATCACGAAGCTTGCGCGGTGGTGCATCCTCTCAAGTCCGTAGTTTGTCCGGTTGGTGTAGGTCGTCCTGTAGGGTGTTGGCGGCAGCATGGCGTGATCTTGCTATCGATGCTGCCTTTGAGTCTGTTTCGCTTTGCTCCTTGTATCAGCCGCTTGTTTCTCTTCTTGCTTTCCTTGTAAGTTGGTGTTCTTGTATTCCTggccggttgatggctttgttaattcaaagccGGGCTCTTCTTGAGCCTTCGTTCTAAAAAAATCATTCAACATGCATAAGGAAAGGCCCACCTTAACATGCAACTATTCATATTAAAAATCCACTACAACATGCATGCATGTAAAATTTCATTTTATTATGCTATTTACATTTAATTCTTATATACTTTCAAAAACTATTGTTTCAAGAATTCATGTTTCATATAATCAAAATCGCATTGAAATATTGCAAAAattcccgcaacaacgtgcggggcATCATCTAGTATGGTTAGCTCTGGAGTAGGATGTCGACTCATCGTCTACCTCCTAGACCTGGGTGAAGTATGTTTTGAACCTTGAATTCATATGGCTCGTCGGAATTAAACCTTAACCTCCCAATCCCTGAAATCAGCACCCTGTACTATTTGATCCCGGTGAATCCCAACCCTAGACCCGTACAGACTAGTTTGGCAGGTTGGGAAAATAATAATCCCGGCCGGGATAATCTCTTACTGTCACTGACTATATAGCCCCACATGTCATATTTACATTTTTCTATTTCTCTTTGTGGTAGTTTAGCACAGGCGCCGGCGATCGTTGGGTCGGCTGCATCGACGGCGTCGTCGGTCGCCTACTCCTCCACGCTCAGCGGTGGTACATGTCCTTTTGTTTGTTGAATTTGTGACTCACGAGTGCATGTACATCTGCCTGCCTCCCAATATCATATGGCCTGCACGCCTCAGTACAGCTTCCCGTTCGGTGAGCATGGACAAGGATGCAGACAGGAATGAGCACGCATCCTGAAGCGCCCGTGGTGCATGAAGAATGGGAGGGGAGGCGCGGGCATTCCAAGACCGACGCGGTGACCGCGGCGGTGAGCTCCCAAACGTTGGCCTGGATGAGGAGACGGTGCCCATCGAGCAAGGAGTGCCTCACGCTGTAGCCGGCCAACAGGCAATGCTCGAGCTTGCGGAATACGTCGACGTGGTGCCCAAGTGCGTCGAGGTGCTTGCGGATGGTCTCTTTGCAGATGGCGCAAAGGTATGTGAGGCGCGACAGTTTACCACGCCGTTCATCTCTTCTTAGTCTCGTTGGAGTATCGGTGTTTCTAGGTTCGCCAGCATCTTCGCCAGCGCCGTGAACATGTACTACTGCATTTGCATTGCACGTAGACGGTACATGTgtgatgcatgcatgcagcaTGCTTGTATCGTTATTTACAGGGTGAGCGCATCGATTATGTGCGTATGGAGAGTAGCGCCTTGATGTTGAGGTCTGTGACGCCGTCCTTCCCAGCGCCGGCATGGCCATGCCACGGCAGGCGATCAGCCGGTCTATGAGGTCCGGCAATCGACGGCTCCCCGCCTGAGAGCCTTGTGATGGGACATCAGCCGCTCCAGACCCTGCCCAGCCTTGTCGTCTCAGCCGACGCATCCTCCAGCCGAACCCCTGCAGACCCATGTATGTGCACGGCGTCGGCGACACTAAGTCATGGACGTTCATGGGGCCCACCATTGTCATCAGCTCCACACCTGTCTAGAATCCCTGGGATCCTTGCTCCCAGCCTCGTCGAGCACCCTCGCAGACCAGGCGACACAGACAGTTGCAACATCTCCTCTCACGGTGTGCTGATTTTCCAGCGAGATGAGAGGGTTGGGAATGGAAGATGGATTTGACAAGTGAGCCAATGTAGTCAGTGAGAGTAGTCGTTGATCCCGGCCGGGATAACCATTTTCCTGGTCTGCCAAACAGATGTAGGGTCGAGATTGAGCGGGATCGGAGAGCACAAGGTGTCGATTTCGGGGATTAAAAGGTCAGGGTTTGATTTGGACCAGCTGTATAAATTCATGGTTCAAAATAGACTTCACTCCCTAGACCTGTTTGTGTATAGTTAGTGGTCAAGTCGTTTTGGAACTTCTCGTTCTAGTCCACCAAATGAGTGCATGTGTTGGTTAGCATCTAATTGGGAAGAGCAAACACGGATACCCATCATGGATCAACAGTAAATATTTTGAAAAAGCATGTCCATGATTATAGATGGCTTGGAGCATTGTAACAGTTCAAAGAACAACGTCAAGATAATAATCAGACTTGCCAACGTGTGAGCGTCTTGATTGTCTCTTCTTCGTGGGGTATGCGACGAGAAGAACAAGGTAGTGTTATGTTTGCGTAGGTAAATAAATAATATGTTTAGTTCACGGGTTACCCGTTCTTCTCATCTTAATCCAATAGAGGTAAGTTGTAGTGTGATGCTTACGCGTTTGCAGCTTCATCACTTAACCATTCCTTATCTAACTGTATTTGTAACTGCTAATATCCTTGTGATAAAACTTGTTGAGTGCCCCTGTACTCACCCTTGTCAATACAAAACTTACATGTATGATGATGTTGACATTAGCTTGGTTGCCTAATGTCT belongs to Triticum urartu cultivar G1812 chromosome 7, Tu2.1, whole genome shotgun sequence and includes:
- the LOC125520919 gene encoding LOW QUALITY PROTEIN: phosphatidylinositol-3-phosphatase myotubularin-1-like (The sequence of the model RefSeq protein was modified relative to this genomic sequence to represent the inferred CDS: inserted 1 base in 1 codon; deleted 1 base in 1 codon), whose product is MRDGRLPRQANAKPKPTRTQHXLSLSLSLSLLSRARRQREAAALSGTRRFCSPEMEASGSWDAIDWNQIEDPRSRRSSQGMEEFLLEDEEVYAQGHGVVLLNTDEAGIVSVTNFRLLFVSQATKSIIELGTIPLSTIEKLNDDVKLQSLPRQYDKKQPRELLQVIGKDMRVIVFAFRPRTKQKNEVFDALRRYTKPSQLWELYAFSCDPSTVDKKSDPKMRLMKEYHRLLSEGSEFEVEKYYFRNNWRLTTVNSSYSLCSTYPSQLIVPKSISDEDLWQASTFRAGRRLPIISWCNPVSGAVLARSSQPLVGLMMNFRNNADEKLVSALCTQNVDANLPPRKLYIVDARPRANALANGAKGGGSESSSNYPKSEVLFLGIQNIHTMRDSLSRLRDYVDAHGSISSNGSSSAVSLVGDRRNRGSTWGGGSLNSMTQFSSMLGEWLNHIQNILVGASWIAAQIAQESASVLVHCSDGWDRTTQLIALACLLLDPYYRTFDGFQALVEKDWLAFGHPFAERLGIPTVSENGGSQYELLRQPSVGNLTSSPSRGSLGTPGSSSNTSVQSQTSNNSSPILLQWLDCIAQLLRLYPAAFQFSSKFLVDFMDCVLSCRFGNFLCNSEREREQSGITSSCHCMWTYLADLRASGGSFHEHINPFYDRERYWLPLVPPAAALAPTLWPQFYLRWACPPESQGGGLESHGHSMRKKYEASVKSKEMAESRSRDIKMKMESMLTDLQRERRASSSALAMAQRARRENVAIKRAIQTIGCTVNFSTNENRVDKSEEMSYSFRREADTVSQQDDNADLSVSISAIEDSLVSETPSNQVCESLCPFRSREGCRWPHAACAQLGSQFVGLKANFDAFDRLSVKDCYFPKE